Proteins encoded in a region of the Peromyscus leucopus breed LL Stock chromosome 15, UCI_PerLeu_2.1, whole genome shotgun sequence genome:
- the Becn2 gene encoding beclin-2: MSPTFFLCQRCNQPLKLSEELCAMQKEPLKAQPCASTPTKTPVSGDARTSSRPFPDYGRTSQEGACCTFTLLGEFTTLRTLNTIQNTILETFEILSGQKDVDHPLCDQCVDNLLSQLDAQLTLVESDNQKYRSFLERESLVSEEEKEAMHTELLAELRALEQEEARLAQELKDIDHHCTRIAAELGAAQEESKALNQQEEQDWMDYSALKMDQLELMDQLSSVETQLAYAQRQLQHLRKTNIFNITFTISDEGPLGIINNFRLGCLPDIQVGWDEINAAWGQTALLLFSLAKIAGLQFQRYQLVPRGNHSYLKSLTGDGVLVLFSDGSHSVFLNNKFDRGMKAFLDCLQQFVEEVEKEEEERFFLPYKIHVKEGMMEDSWGSGRCYSIRTHLNTEDEWVKALKCMLTNLKLLLAWAPLRYCGKKNPN; the protein is encoded by the coding sequence ATGtctcccaccttcttcctgtgcCAGCGCTGCAACCAGCCCCTGAAACTCTCAGAGGAGCTCTGTGCAATGCAGAAAGAGCCCTTGAAAGCCCAGCCTTGTGCCAGCACCCCCACCAAGACGCCAGTCTCTGGGGATGCCAGGACCTCCAGCAGACCCTTTCCTGACTACGGCAGGACATCCCAGGAAGGTGCCTGCTGCACTTTCACTCTGCTCGGTGAGTTTACTACCCTGAGAACTTTGAACACTATCCAAAACACTATCCTAGAGACCTTTGAAATCCTCTCGGGCCAAAAGGATGTGGACCACCCGCTGTGTGACCAGTGCGTGGACAATCTTCTGAGCCAACTAGATGCCCAACTCACTCTAGTTGAATCTGACAACCAGAAGTACAGAAGTTTCCTGGAGAGAGAGTCGCTGGTGAgcgaggaggagaaggaggccaTGCACACGGAGCTTTTGGCTGAGCTGCGGGCTCTGGAGCAGGAGGAAGCAAGACTGGCTCAGGAGCTGAAGGACATAGACCACCATTGTACCAGAATCGCCGCGGAACTCGGAGCAGCCCAGGAAGAGAGCAAGGCGCTGAATCAACAGGAGGAGCAGGATTGGATGGACTACTCTGCCTTGAAAATGGACCAGCTGGAGCTGATGGACCAGCTGAGCAGTGTGGAGACCCAGTTGGCATATGCCCAGAGGCAGCTGCAGCACTTGAGAAAGACCAATATCTTCAACATCACGTTTACCATCTCGGACGAGGGGCCCTTGGGCATTATCAACAACTTCAGGTTGGGCTGCCTCCCTGACATCCAGGTGGGATGGGATGAGATCAACGCCGCCTGGGGACAGACAGCCTTGCTGCTCTTCAGCTTGGCCAAGATAGCTGGACTGCAATTCCAGAGGTACCAACTTGTTCCCCGCGGGAACCATTCCTACCTCAAGTCCTTGACTGGGGATGGGGTGCTGGTTTTGTTCTCGGATGGGAGTCACAGCGTCTTCTTGAATAACAAGTTTGACCGTGGGATGAAGGCCTTCCTGGACTGCCTGCAGCAGTTCGTGGAGGAggttgagaaggaggaggaggagcgctTCTTCCTGCCCTACAAGATCCATGTGAAGGAAGGTATGATGGAGGACTCCTGGGGCAGTGGGAGGTGCTACTCCATCAGAACCCACCTGAACACAGAGGACGAGTGGGTCAAGGCTCTTAAGTGCATGCTTACCAACTTGAAGTTGCTTCTTGCTTGGGCTCCGCTAAGGTACTGTGGCAAGAAGAACCCAAACTGA